ACCCCTTGGTGTGATCGAATCTTTCGACCGCTCTCATTAGTCCGACGTTTCCTTCCTGAATAAGGTCTGTAAGCGGAAGCCCTCGTCCCATATACCTTTTTGAAATGCTGACAACGAGCCTTAAATTGGCCTTTACGAACCTCTCCTTTAAATCCATAGCGCGATCCGAGTAAGCCTTGACGAACGCCATCAGGCTTTCGATTCTTCTTCTAAGCCCTTCCTCGGTAAGCTTGGCGGCGCCTTTACTCTTTTTAGCAGTAAACTTATGTTTATTCTTGACTAATTTTTCAATGTTTGAGGTTAATTCCCTCGACCGTGTTTCACATTTTTTGATCTGAGCGGAAACTTCAATTTCCTCTTTCGCCGTGAGGAGCGATTCTACAGCCATGTCCTTGAAATATACGTAGAGAAGCCTGAACTGTTCGTCGGGAGTCCATTCTTGCTCCTGATCCTCAACAGCGGAATTATCTTCTATATCATAGCTGAATCCGGAATGATCGCTTATGTCGTCGTCCGTGATTCCTATGGAGTTAAACGAATCCTCGTCGTGCTGATGAAAGCCGTCAATGTTGTTCATTTCCGAAACGTCATGCTCCACTTCTCTAAATTTTGCCGATTTCATGCTCACACCTTTTTCCACACCCTAAATAGCGCATCCTATGTCTATGTTGTGTGTGGTATATTTTATAAAATGTCCCTCGAAAAAAGAGGTCCTAACCCTATAATTATAAGGATACCATCTCAGCTTGTCAAGTATTT
The genomic region above belongs to Deltaproteobacteria bacterium and contains:
- a CDS encoding sigma-70 family RNA polymerase sigma factor, producing the protein MKSAKFREVEHDVSEMNNIDGFHQHDEDSFNSIGITDDDISDHSGFSYDIEDNSAVEDQEQEWTPDEQFRLLYVYFKDMAVESLLTAKEEIEVSAQIKKCETRSRELTSNIEKLVKNKHKFTAKKSKGAAKLTEEGLRRRIESLMAFVKAYSDRAMDLKERFVKANLRLVVSISKRYMGRGLPLTDLIQEGNVGLMRAVERFDHTKGFKFSTYASWWIHQAISRALLDQTRTIRVPVYVLEQASKVYRISSMLHKEMGRKPLPSEVAAKAGISVEGVKRILESTNDAARLDTPILDGEKTTLLDFISDDSSPAPDSVMASTALTHEIRDALNVLTPREEEIIRLRFGIDQDSTYTLDEIGRRFDLTRERIRQIEKRALEKLATSEMGDILRSFLAR